From Ipomoea triloba cultivar NCNSP0323 chromosome 5, ASM357664v1, the proteins below share one genomic window:
- the LOC116020428 gene encoding F-box protein At3g08750-like, with the protein MDIPSASNSEDDLSGTIRDKVLPFLPAKSLFRFMAVCHQWKRLILTPSFHLDQSLRFTDITGLFCQTPGNLNPPVFIPIDPTSAGVPDPSLSFLPEPVVIRASSNGLLCCQGRNGDRDYYLCNPAIEHFKKLPKPTASHGSEPALVVIFEPSQLTDVASEYKLICAFEATDFDDAIEFEIYSSKNKSWDVSEVIFFGAKKATLGLGVHVKGVVYWPVKRGGIVSFDLTKDKSELLDTVKPKRANCVLGTYYGTLCKAYIRLRYAEVLVDAMVNFQWPDELQMWELMRCTVYPEDTKMPLDNIASRVVAVGREEVVVKCGNQLYSFNFQTEKTETLTQPDEPYYEICVPYVNNFVYL; encoded by the coding sequence ATGGATATTCCTTCTGCATCGAACAGTGAGGACGATCTTAGTGGTACCATTAGAGACAAAGTCCTTCCATTCCTTCCTGCTAAATCACTGTTCAGATTCATGGCTGTTTGTCATCAGTGGAAGCGCCTTATATTAACACCATCCTTCCACCTCGATCAATCGCTTCGTTTCACTGACATAACAGGCCTTTTTTGTCAGACTCCTGGAAATCTAAATCCTCCTGTCTTCATACCAATTGATCCAACATCTGCTGGTGTACCAGATCCATCTTTGAGCTTTCTGCCAGAGCCTGTTGTCATTAGGGCCTCATCAAATGGACTGTTGTGTTGCCAAGGACGAAATGGAGACAGGGACTACTATTTGTGCAACCCAGCTATAGAACATTTTAAAAAACTTCCAAAACCTACTGCTTCTCATGGATCTGAGCCAGCACTTGTGGTGATATTTGAACCGTCACAGCTCACCGATGTCGCATCTGAGTACAAACTCATTTGTGCCTTCGAAGCTACTGATTTTGATGATGCAATTGAATTTGAAATATACTCCTCCAAGAATAAATCTTGGGATGTTTCTGAGGTGATTTTTTTTGGAGCTAAAAAAGCTACTCTGGGACTTGGTGTTCATGTCAAGGGTGTTGTTTACTGGCCTGTGAAGAGGGGTGGAATTGTTTCTTTTGATCTAACAAAGGATAAGTCAGAATTACTGGACACCGTCAAACCTAAACGCGCTAACTGCGTACTGGGAACATATTATGGAACGCTTTGTAAGGCTTATATCCGATTGCGTTACGCAGAAGTGCTGGTCGATGCCATGGTTAATTTCCAATGGCCTGACGAACTACAAATGTGGGAATTAATGCGCTGCACTGTTTATCCTGAAGACACTAAAATGCCGTTGGATAATATTGCCTCCAGAGTTGTTGCTGTAGGCAGAGAAGAGGTGGTGGTTAAGTGTGGGAATCAATTATATTCCTTTAATTTTCAAACtgagaaaactgaaacacttaCCCAGCCAGATGAGCCGTATTATGAGATATGTGTGCCCTATGTGAATAATTTTGTTTACCTCTGA
- the LOC116020429 gene encoding putative F-box/LRR-repeat/kelch-repeat protein At1g11620, which yields MDLSDIIREKALPFLPAKSLFRFLAVCRDWKLHISTPSFHHNQSLCCRNISGLFCQTYENAPVFIPINPKSCGVPDPSLSFLPEPVFVKASSNGVLCCQGQNDRYYYLCNPVTKQWKKLPKPTAWHGYNPKLVLIFEPPLLNFVPEYKLICVFQSTDFGDASEFEIYTSKNNSWNVSGEIHFGVPIFFLGSGVHVNSVVYWPEGYNRILSFDLTKDRSQLLKNDSENADCLLGTFDGRLCKVEIQLPWYQVFVSVLVNTHANTMPLDDDINMWETIQVLHPNETDIPLHYIDTKVVAVSRDIVVVESMSKFYSYDFEHQETKTLLSPPQPAESFYMRWAPYVNSLVSF from the coding sequence ATGGATCTAAGTGATATCATTAGAGAAAAAGCCCTTCCATTCCTTCCTGCTAAATCACTGTTCAGATTCCTGGCTGTTTGTCGAGACTGGAAGCTCCATATTTCAACACCATCCTTCCACCATAATCAATCACTTTGTTGCCGTAACATATCAGGCCTTTTTTGTCAGACTTATGAAAATGCTCCTGTCTTCATACCAATTAATCCAAAATCTTGTGGTGTACCAGATCCATCTTTGAGTTTTCTGCCAGAGCCTGTTTTTGTTAAGGCCTCATCAAATGGAGTGTTGTGTTGCCAAGGACAAAATGACAGGTACTACTATTTGTGCAATCCAGTCACAAAACAATGGAAAAAACTTCCCAAACCTACTGCTTGGCATGGATATAACCCAAAACTTGTGCTGATATTTGAACCGCCGCTGCTCAACTTTGTACCTGAGTACAAACTCATTTGTGTCTTCCAATCTACTGATTTTGGTGATGCAAGTGAATTTGAAATATACACCTCAAAAAATAACTCATGGAATGTTTCTGGAGAGATTCATTTTGGAGTTCCAATATTTTTTCTGGGGTCTGGTGTTCATGTCAATAGTGTTGTTTACTGGCCAGAGGGGTATAATCGCATTCTTTCTTTTGATCTAACAAAGGATAGGTCACAATTACTGAAGAACGATTCTGAAAACGCTGACTGCTTACTGGGAACATTTGATGGAAGGCTTTGTAAGGTTGAAATCCAATTGCCTTGGTATCAAGTGTTTGTGAGTGTCTTGGTTAATACCCACGCAAATACAATGCCTTTGGATGATGATATTAACATGTGGGAAACTATACAGGTGCTTCATCCTAACGAAACTGATATTCCTTTGCATTACATTGACACCAAAGTTGTTGCTGTAAGCAGAGATATTGTGGTGGTTGAGAGTATGAGCAAATTTTACTCCTATGATTTTGAACACCAGGAAACTAAAACACTACTGAGCCCGCCTCAGCCAGCTGAATCGTTTTATATGAGATGGGCGCCCTATGTGAATAGCCTTGTTTCATTCTGA